The Triticum aestivum cultivar Chinese Spring chromosome 7B, IWGSC CS RefSeq v2.1, whole genome shotgun sequence genome window below encodes:
- the LOC123159499 gene encoding kinesin-like protein KIN-1 isoform X1, which translates to MSNSNVTVCVRFRPLSHKERKANDKVCFKKLDSESFVFKDERDEDVIFSFDKVFYDDAEQSDVYNFLAVPIVADAVNGINGTIISYGQTGAGKTYSMEGPSILHCNELKTGLVQRVVNDLFECLRTSEDITTWTVKLSMVEIYLEKVRDLLDLSKDNLQIKESKSQGIFIYGATEISIMNSSDALERLSEGIANRAVGETQMNLASSRSHCVYIFSVQHGSTADDKVRAGKIVLVDLAGSEKVEKTGAEGRVLDEAKTINKSLSALGNVINALTTAKPNHVPYRDSKLTRILQDALGGSSRAALLCCCSPSSSNAPESLSTIRFGTRTKLIKTLPKLIPNEVDSVKKPTCYSHDQDDPRGRAPSKAGSSQSEVSDLSLDSCDHDDLRDRILSKLRLSLKEEDVDLLEELFVQEGIIFDPNAAMLDIDLAFQDVASRQIVSLVQTVEELTETVQELTDENEKLRHQLEFAQEIAARAQCATADRSRGALFGFVPAAVLRPFGFVPD; encoded by the exons ATGTCCAACTCCAACGTCACAGTGTGTGTGCGATTCAGGCCGCTGAGCCACAAAGAGAGGAAGGCCAATGACAAGGTCTGCTTCAAGAAATTGGACTCCGAGTCTTTTGTTTTCAAG GATGAGCGGGACGAAGATGTCATATTCAGCTTTGACAAGGTGTTCTATGATGATGCGGAACAGTCTGATGTGTACAATTTCCTTGCAGTGCCCATTGTTGCAG ATGCTGTCAATGGAATAAATGGGACCATAATTTCTTATGGTCAG ACTGGAGCTGGAAAAACATATAGCATGGAG GGGCCAAGCATCTTGCACTGCAATGAGCTGAAAACTGGACTGGTTCAGCGTGTTGTAAATGATCTTTTTGAATGTTTAAGAACATCAGAAGACATTACTACATGGACTGTGAAATTGTCAATG GTGGAGATATATTTGGAAAAAGTAAG GGACCTTCTTGACTTGTCCAAGGACAACCTACAAATCAAGGAGAGTAAAAGCCAAGGGATTTTTATTTATGGAGCAACAGAG ATATCGATTATGAATAGTTCAGATGCCTTGGAGCGCCTTTCT GAAGGAATTGCCAACAGAGCTGTTGGAGAAACAC AAATGAACCTGGCCAGCAGTAGAAGTCACTGCGTGTACATTTTCTCCGTGCAGCATGGATCCACTGCAGATGATAA GGTAAGGGCCGGGAAGATTGTTCTTGTTGACTTGGCTGGTTCAGAGAAAGTTGAGAAAACTGGTGCTGAAGGGCGAGTTCTTGATGAGGCGAAAACAATCAACAAGTCGCTCTCAGCTCTTGGAAATGTTATTAATGCCCTAACTACTG CTAAACCGAATCATGTCCCTTACCGTGACTCGAAGCTTACACGCATACTTCAAGATGCACTG GGTGGCAGCTCAAGAGCTGCATTGCTATGCTGCTGTTCTCCTAGTTCGTCGAACGCACCAGAAAGTCTGTCTACCATTCGCTTTGGAACCAG GACGAAGCTCATAAAGACTCTACCCAAACTGATTCCCAATGAAGTGGACAGCGTCAAGAAGCCCACCTGCTATTCTCATGATCAAGATGATCCGCGTGGCAGAGCACCAAGCAAGGCTGGTAGCAGCCAGTCTGAGGTGTCCGATCTGAGCCTTGATTCTTGCGATCATGATGATTTGCGTGACAGGATACTGAGCAAG CTAAGGTTGAGTCTGAAGGAGGAGGACGTGGATCTGCTGGAGGAGCTGTTTGTGCAGGAAGGTATCATCTTCGACCCTAACGCAGCGATGCTGGACATCGACCTGGCGTTCCAAGACGTCGCGAGCCGGCAGATTGTGTCGCTCGTGCAAACAGTGGAGGAGCTCACAGAAACTGTGCAAGAG CTCACTGACGAGAACGAGAAGCTGAGGCATCAGCTCGAGTTTGCGCAGGAGATCGCCGCCCGCGCCCAGTGCGCCACCGCGGACCGGAGCCGTGGTGCCCTGTTTGGTTTCGTGCCCGCGGCCGTCCTCCGCCCCTTTGGATTCGTTCCAGACTGA
- the LOC123159499 gene encoding kinesin-like protein KIN-1 isoform X2, with translation MEGPSILHCNELKTGLVQRVVNDLFECLRTSEDITTWTVKLSMVEIYLEKVRDLLDLSKDNLQIKESKSQGIFIYGATEISIMNSSDALERLSEGIANRAVGETQMNLASSRSHCVYIFSVQHGSTADDKVRAGKIVLVDLAGSEKVEKTGAEGRVLDEAKTINKSLSALGNVINALTTAKPNHVPYRDSKLTRILQDALGGSSRAALLCCCSPSSSNAPESLSTIRFGTRTKLIKTLPKLIPNEVDSVKKPTCYSHDQDDPRGRAPSKAGSSQSEVSDLSLDSCDHDDLRDRILSKLRLSLKEEDVDLLEELFVQEGIIFDPNAAMLDIDLAFQDVASRQIVSLVQTVEELTETVQELTDENEKLRHQLEFAQEIAARAQCATADRSRGALFGFVPAAVLRPFGFVPD, from the exons ATGGAG GGGCCAAGCATCTTGCACTGCAATGAGCTGAAAACTGGACTGGTTCAGCGTGTTGTAAATGATCTTTTTGAATGTTTAAGAACATCAGAAGACATTACTACATGGACTGTGAAATTGTCAATG GTGGAGATATATTTGGAAAAAGTAAG GGACCTTCTTGACTTGTCCAAGGACAACCTACAAATCAAGGAGAGTAAAAGCCAAGGGATTTTTATTTATGGAGCAACAGAG ATATCGATTATGAATAGTTCAGATGCCTTGGAGCGCCTTTCT GAAGGAATTGCCAACAGAGCTGTTGGAGAAACAC AAATGAACCTGGCCAGCAGTAGAAGTCACTGCGTGTACATTTTCTCCGTGCAGCATGGATCCACTGCAGATGATAA GGTAAGGGCCGGGAAGATTGTTCTTGTTGACTTGGCTGGTTCAGAGAAAGTTGAGAAAACTGGTGCTGAAGGGCGAGTTCTTGATGAGGCGAAAACAATCAACAAGTCGCTCTCAGCTCTTGGAAATGTTATTAATGCCCTAACTACTG CTAAACCGAATCATGTCCCTTACCGTGACTCGAAGCTTACACGCATACTTCAAGATGCACTG GGTGGCAGCTCAAGAGCTGCATTGCTATGCTGCTGTTCTCCTAGTTCGTCGAACGCACCAGAAAGTCTGTCTACCATTCGCTTTGGAACCAG GACGAAGCTCATAAAGACTCTACCCAAACTGATTCCCAATGAAGTGGACAGCGTCAAGAAGCCCACCTGCTATTCTCATGATCAAGATGATCCGCGTGGCAGAGCACCAAGCAAGGCTGGTAGCAGCCAGTCTGAGGTGTCCGATCTGAGCCTTGATTCTTGCGATCATGATGATTTGCGTGACAGGATACTGAGCAAG CTAAGGTTGAGTCTGAAGGAGGAGGACGTGGATCTGCTGGAGGAGCTGTTTGTGCAGGAAGGTATCATCTTCGACCCTAACGCAGCGATGCTGGACATCGACCTGGCGTTCCAAGACGTCGCGAGCCGGCAGATTGTGTCGCTCGTGCAAACAGTGGAGGAGCTCACAGAAACTGTGCAAGAG CTCACTGACGAGAACGAGAAGCTGAGGCATCAGCTCGAGTTTGCGCAGGAGATCGCCGCCCGCGCCCAGTGCGCCACCGCGGACCGGAGCCGTGGTGCCCTGTTTGGTTTCGTGCCCGCGGCCGTCCTCCGCCCCTTTGGATTCGTTCCAGACTGA